A genome region from Brassica oleracea var. oleracea cultivar TO1000 chromosome C2, BOL, whole genome shotgun sequence includes the following:
- the LOC106323891 gene encoding uncharacterized protein LOC106323891 encodes MASSQSIPRFQDHYENPYFLHSSDHVGLVLVFDRLSSSAEFHLWRRFVRMALNVRNKLIFIDGTILKPPETHRDAGSWSRCNDMVATWLMNSVSKKIAQSLLFMSTAESIWKNLLARFKQDDASRVYEIEQHLGSIQQGSMDVTI; translated from the coding sequence ATGGCGTCTTCGCAATCGATTCCAAGATTTCAAGATCATTACGAGAATCCCTACTTCCTCCATAGCTCTGATCATGTTGGTTTAGTCCTCGTCTTCGATCGTCTTTCTTCCAGTGCAGAGTTTCATTTGTGGCGTCGCTTCGTTCGAATGGCGTTGAATGTGCGCAACAAGCTCATATTCATTGACGGTACGATTCTTAAACCACCTGAGACTCATCGCGACGCTGGATCTTGGTCAAGATGCAATGATATGGTTGCAACTTGGCTAATGAACTCGGTTTCTAAAAAGATTGCTCAGAGTTTGTTGTTTATGTCAACTGCTGAATCGATCTGGAAGAATTTGCTAGCTCGTTTTAAGCAAGATGATGCTTCTAGGGTGTATGAGATTGAGCAACACCTAGGTAGTATCCAACAAGGATCGATGGATGTAACAATATAA